The genomic interval GCAACATAGTCTGGACCAaagaaactattcaaaatacttCTTTGCGAACATCCTCATATCACCATTCTGtttgatagttttattattcTAGTATTTAACAGATAAATAATAGACCCTTCATAAGATGGCTTGACGATTTTAAGCGTGTTTGGTCGCTGGGAAAGACCTTAGAACGTAGAACTCTATATGAACTCTATTAGTCCTTATTTTacgaattccatgatatactataTAAATGAAGTCCGCAAAAAGCTGAATCTATtcggtgtaatttaaaatttcttcaatctttagaCTCCACTCAAAGCAGATCTTCggaatgtactctctacgcacgtttccctCCGACAttgaagcatcctcaggacatgttgaccttacaatgaataattgttgtgttAACAATTCTATGAGATGCGAGTGGTGTggattataaatattgaagaaatcataaattacaccgtaaagattttcctgcttttcgctgagtatagcaaaataagcttaattttcatagtataagtAAATACAGTTTTCCATTTgcatttccaattttttttttaattattgactgTCCAAGCAGACGATCATGCGGAATgaaaaggagatggtttgagcAGAAAACCATCGGCCAAAACAGAGAAAACTTCGCATGGCATACAAGAAACTCGTCCTACAAACTGCCGTCCTCAATTCCCAACCTTATATTTTCTGTAGTGAGCAGCAGCGACGATTTGTAGCGTATGGCGGCAACCGGCGTCAACCTTGAGCGGCGGGTccatataaaatgtatgaaaactaCAGAAAATATGCCAATGGCGGCTATTAGAGGTTGTGGCCAGTGGCCCATGTGCGGGGACACAGGTGTTAATCCTTTTGTGACTTTAATTATAAAGGCGACCACGCCATTGCCCACACTCAGCAATGGTGCTTGGCGGcatataaaatgattttgaagACGATGAGTTTTATACGTTTACCTAGCTAAAGTATAATCACGTACCTGAACTCTTAAACTTTTGAGGGCTGGAAATTTCGCAAGTCTGTCGACCTCATCCCACGTGGCTAGCCCGGTGTTGTTTAAGTTCAGAAACCGCAGGTGTCTGTGAAACAAAGATAATAAGCTTTAAAGTGCGCAGTTGGAGATACACAGGTTCAGTGGGTCAATGGTTATTTGATTACATAACACGATTTGCCACGCGCTGATAAATACGACATTGAAAATTAGCTTGATAACCTACCACGGACGTAAATCTCGGAGAGCAAACATCCTTGAACACTTTTATCTATGAATACTCCAGGGGCGTTATCAGAATTTTtgtcaaattcaatttttatggTATTTCATAAAGatggaaattttaattaaaaactcaaaatatattactactacTTAACATATAGAACTATTAAATGCATCACATACACATCAACAATTTGTGCACATTTTATATAGCCGGATTCCTTTGACAGTGGGAAACTATAATCTTCATATTACCACCCTGGCGCAGTATATATGTTTGCAATTTGATGTTATgatttctggattttctctggtcgggtACCGTGGGATACTTCGGCGGTGACTAGTTACTGGTGTACCGACAAAGAtgaacgatttagcgttccggtaccaataccaattataaaaataaaactaagaaatCTATGAAAATACTTACGGGAAGGCATCATGGCTCTTCTTGTTCCCATTGCTGTCATCGCATTTATCACAAGGGTCGGGTTCCAGCGTCGTTAAGGTACAATCGTTAACCAGAAGAGTCTCCAGGTTCGGGAAAGCGTAACCCAGTTTAGATATCTCCCGCCAATTACTGACAGGGTTCCCGGAGAAATGCAGCTGCCTCAACTGTTTGTGAACAGGTTTTGCCTCATCTATATTAAGGCGGGAGCATCCTTCGCAGATGTCACTTTTCTTGGCTTCCTTCCCGCTTAAATTCACGTAGGAATACTCGTTAAGGCTCAAGTGCAACTCTTCAAGAGCTGGTAGAACCTTAAGTAAGCCGAGGACACTCGGCCATCCGACGTAAGTGGAATTTAACACGAGATGACTTAAGCTGTCCCAGCGTGGATGAAGTGCCTGAGCTGCCTGGATTTGGGCGGACAACCGATTGAAGCTTAGGTTTAAAAATCTGACCCGAGGAGTCTGCTCCAGTACTGCAAATATCTGGCggcaaaatatgttttaattacttttatatatctTAGATCTTGTTGTTTGTAGTTGGAATTAATGTCGCGGAAGTGTTTAGTGGACAATGAAATTGCATAATGCTTATgcaaatgcaaataaatgtGAAGAATCTAACTAATCCAAAGATACTGGAGAGTATAATTTGCAGATCCTTTGGTAGAAAATGTGACTTTAAAAACACCTCAATCTGAAATGTGTATTAAAAAGTCATGTGGAGTGAAGTTTCCAAGTAAATTAACTTCAACAACCGCCCGTCAATGCATCCCTTAGAATAAATATGTCATTTTATAAACACTCAAGGTGAAAATTTGACAACTCCATAATCCAAGTCCAAATTTGACGACTGATTTTACTCCAGTTTGTgaatttaattacttactcTAGGGGTGTGGAACACCGCTTCTAGCGAACCATTTAAGAATTATGTTTCACCATTCGATATCTAATATACAAATTGCCGAAGCAACTTAATTCGCAATCATTGCAAGATTTTTATGAAGtagtgtatttaattaaatggttAAGTGTCCAAAGGCTTGTCTTTAAAAGCTTTAGCCGTCTGCGCCTTCCAATAACGCAGCAAGCCGCAAGTGATTGGTCAGAAATGGTGTACGTCTTGTTAAGTGGAGAagtcaattttttaatttcgttcGAACTTACCTCCTTCCAATCACTAAGTTTATTGTTGGCAAGATCCAGTTCTACAACATCTGCACATTTGTCAGCTAAGGTATTCGCATCCCCAGCACAGTCAATATCACAATCGTTCAGCACCAAAAGCGTGGGTACGCTGAGTCTTGGCGACCGTTTGGGCACAAAGATCGCCACTGGTATGTCGTCTATAGCTGGATTAATCTCTCCTTTTGCGCCATACTTACGTTCCAACGCTTCTAAAAGCGACGGCATGTTTACCTGTGGACaaagaaagaatatttttaaaagttggtTCAATAAAGCTGTTTCGAGGTagcttggaagcatctggctccgccgctttcatctctcataagatagaaaagtgaatgtcaaaatgtaaaatgtaaattgttgatgttggaaaagagcaattgctgagtttcttcccgGTTTCTTCTCAGTAGAACATGCCTTCCAAAcgggtagtagagtcactaaaaatagacttacatgatataaatgaattttgaataatgcaTTTTTTGGCGACCTCTCATATCATGTGATAATGGCAAGAAGAAAATATGAAAGTAGTAAGGGATTGCTTCCAGGCTTTCATACCAGTAATACAAATATGAGCACGACGAAACGTTGCTTGCTAGATAATCAACTCAGAAACTCTCCGCTTTTTTATAACCATATAGTTTATAGAAAAGAGAAGCAATTAGAGATGTTGAATAGAATCGTGAATGTTTCATTcatcataattaaattataacctTTAGCAAAGTCAAACTACACAttcatcatatttaaaaaaattatgaaatgatACTTCTGTATAGTCATGTTTTATGAACCTCTACAGAATGGTGTGGTGTAATAAcgaaaaaagaaccgactttgtaatacaactaaaaaccaagaacaaatattttctacaaaatttttagtCGGTCACCAGTTAgttcctataatatttgaaagttccctcaatttctccagAATCCCTTCAAGAGACCTGATGAAAAAGGGACCACGTGGGAACCGtcggaaacaaaaaatattttttcaaatcttttTATAAATGCCAGAGTTCTGatctaaaaaacataaaaaaaaaaaatacaatacaaccgaattgagaacctcctccgtTTTTTGTAACTcggttaataaaaatagtttttttttttggcttacATAACGTATAAGTCGTGTAGTCTTGGAATAGATATTTTCTTCAAAGGCCTAAACCTCAGTGCGCGAGCCATATTCTTGTTTGACCTGTTTTTTCTACATAATTGTAAGcgcaataaattttaataatttaattcttttgttgtgctaaattatttttgtaatacctATTACTTATTAGTTAGGTATCAATAATAACTGGAAATTATGATTCAATGTTCCGTAATTACTAACGCAATTATTTCCTTTTACAACCATTTCGAGCGTGTCGAAGTATCGCAATAAGGTGCTTGGTGTCAATCAagcgaaattaaatttattatccaAGTACTAGCGgtcccgcgcaacttcgtccaATATCTACCACTTCTGGTTTTCCTCTACAAGCTTTCTTTCGCTATTTTACTCGACACCAACCCACCATCGTCATTATTTAGATGCTTTGGCTGGGAGTTGTAGCACCTACCTCAAAAATTGGGCTATTAAATGCAAAATCACTTCTTAAATCAAACTGCGGGTACtaagaaataaactttcaaCACCTATTTGGgggtagaatttttacaaatgcTGAAACTTGTCTATTTCAATGGTCATTCTGAATGCCAATTTGCATTGATAAAACTTTGTTAAAGACggaattttatacaaatattttttccctATTTAACCCCCTTACTGAAGTTCAGCCGTTTAGAAAaggtgacaaacaaacagaataaCTTTCTAATTTGCACTATAAAGTATTGATTTCTACTAAGATTAGCTGTCGGGTTAAAGCACAAGGCCATTAACCGAAAGGCCAGCCTATAACAAAATATCAAGGGTATTCCCACAAAGTCGAGCGGCAATAGACACAATAAAAATGCGCATTTGTCAACAATTGATGGCATTTGAAAACCGAtgccaataataaaattaacatcaaacATTATCATGTACCTACATTTTAACGGTAGAGTAATAAGGGCCTATAATAGTTGCCAAGGCGGTCAAGTAATTGTGTTGTTAGAGCAATGTGATCAATATCGTTCAGTTAAATAACTGAATGGATAATCAAAGTACGTATTCGTAACCGGAAAATCGCGGGAAATACATCGTCcatgctgtgtggtgacggcagatcagaattaAGTTGAATCCTACCCACTTATTCCCGCGGGAGTCTTACGAGGCAACGAAGGGGATATAAAGGAGAGAGGggagcagcgtcctctgtgttaATATTGCCGTCTACTGCAAACACCAACCCAGGGTGGTGATTATTGCTTAGGTTGAAAAACCTTCCCGTTTGCCATTAGATAGATAGTGTTCAGGGTACGTACATAAATGTATGCCTAAACAGATTTGGATCTATGCGATCTCTTTAGAAACCTCACAATATCATTACGAATGGCAGtggtaatatttgttttttataaatcaaaaatatggCGGATGATTAGCGCCAATTTGACATTGCAAAATTTTTTCAGTGTCGtcgatatatttaatattataattctttattaCACGGCAATCGTTGAAAAGTCGCTGGTAAAATTGGTTATACGATTTTATTACAGAGTTACCCAACTTATCGGAACGTACGATAGATTTCCGTAAATTGCGGATTGCGGATAATAACAACTATTAGTTAACAAGACAACAATATCACTTACAGGCGATGATAATAAAACCACTAATTGATAATTAATGTTTACCGATGGACATTAGTTTATCGAGTTAATGTTTACCGATGGACATTAGTTTATCGAGTTAATGTTGCTGTATTCAATTCAGTATTTCAGTGATATCAAAACTAAGTTGTAAACTCTTAAAAGTTACCATCAAATTATAGGTTAACCCAACATGCAGTTCCTATAGCTTCATCTAAGTTACCACAAAGTTAACCAAAATTCTTAATAGGCCTGCCGATGGGAAATGATAATGCAGCTAAAAATGTATggaatatgtataaattttaattgaagaTATCATATGAATGCTTGCTCATTCTTAATTGgacgttaggttaggttagtataGGTGGTGGTGGGATACGGGTGCTGCAAGGGCATACTAGATTTTAGCGGTGTGCGTATTAACGGAGTACtgtgtgtgtgtaatgtgtCTAAGGAATATTAATTAAGATGCCACGCGATTGGAGTTTTAGAAACTCAGTATGCTTATTAAgaattttgtaacatacttaTGTTTGGCttatttcattatcattatctgGTTTGTCAATGGTGGATTCTGATGATATACTCTAATGATGTTTCGTGTTGCTTTAGTAAAGGCGGATACACATTCTAGATACCTGCTAGCTTGGCTAGCAATAGGCAggacacaaaaattatatcttccGTTTATAGAACTGACAAAGGATCAAATTAAAATGTCCACCTTAAACATCGAGGCAGCAGGAGATAAGTTTACCCCTGTTAaattattaggatattatttccacttttgcgccAATGCTTGGAGAGTTGATGACTTTGTGTTTGAAATCAAACATTATTTTCGATGGCAAATACTATTATTGGTAACCTTCTTGTATTTTTTCCTTATTGTaattaagtttttctattctattctattcctcCTTCCAACAAGCCTTGATATAGTATAGAACGAGAAGAAAATACGTTAAATGTCATCGGTATTAGCTGCTATATTTCGAAtacaatcataattattatgatgaaaCAAAGACATCACGATTTACGAAATAGGTATCTTCATACTTAAGTGGCGGACAGCCTTGAGTTTTATAACAGGTATTTCCCCACTAGGGCCGATCTAGATTTCTAATAAGGCTTAAAAGTATTTGTTAACATGAGTATTATATATCGCAAGCACTCTGCGACTGCGTCCGAATaaaatttttcccatttttcacCCACCTACCATAGATTCCTTTAACCCattaaatccttactaatattataaatgcgaaagtgtgtttgtttgtcctttctttacacCCCAAGCACgtaaccaataaacttgatttttttgacatagagttgaaTGGACGGGGAGTATAAGCCATACATTTATGTCCCGggaaaagtaagaaataaatattttctacaacaattttaaagtcgatgccaagtaaaatgtagaacgatactatgtatagatcatatccttcgtattcctttttatacatatagtcGGAGTAGTaaggaaagtaccagtagtATTCTTCAATGTCTAACCGAAGAACTTCCTCCTCTTTTGTCGGTTAATAATACAAGGTTTCCAACGATTTCTCAAGTTCAAGGTTGGTTTAAATTAGAAGTTTAATTGGATTACCGGTTATTAATTGAATAGATCGTTGGTATATTGACCTATCCAATTATGTAGTTAAGGATGACCCACTGGCAAAAAGTTTGACAGAGAAATAAAAATCAGGAATGAGTAGACACTAAACTGTTGTAATAATCGTCTCTCTGGTAGACTATCGAATTTAGTATGATCGACTACAGATCGCGTCAAGGTTCAATTTCTGGATAAGGTTGTAAagttgggttaggttaggttaatgCCTTGGTTCCTAATAAAAATTAGTCAGTATCAACAAATAAGGCAACGTGAAAAAAGATGTCTACCTATCTCGGAAAGTTCTGTGGAAACCCTCTTACGACTGTTTTCTTTACACTGTTGTCTTTTTAGCGAAACAGAGATTTTTATTTGGCCTTACgtgattttcattattttttttcacgcaAACGCTGTTtactataagtttttttttaatatttatcagtaGGTGTATGGATGAATAAAAAGCAATCGTACCCCGCACGTACATACGTAggctagttaaaaaaaatgtgtttaaaaaacctcaattacattattaattctGAACAGACAAAGCTCAAGTATTCAATGAAACAATTCAAATTATTCAACACTCTTAAACAATGGCACCCAGTTAATAGCAATAAAATCTCTGTATTAGGAAACCACGTTATCATCAGCCTTGAGTTGATGAAAAAAATCAACTTAACGAggcaattaataaattaattaagacTTTTAcagctatttttatatttgcatatGGGAGAACAGTAAAAGTTGTCAAAAATTGCATAATAATGCCAGTTTCTACTAAAcataggaaacgcttaaatcggatgcctatcATAATATCTGATAAGATAATGTGGAATCACTCGGAACAGTTTGTTTAATTCAGAGAATCAATATGTTGCAATGAAATGCAATAAgcatataatttgattttaaatacacgttaatataaataataaaaacatttcttaggAAAGcactgaaataaagaaaatagattcaacgtcaaagtaaaatattattcaattagATATTCGGgttaatgtgtgtgtgtgtttgtgtgtgtgcgtgtgcgtgcggGCGCGCGCTCGTTTGTGTGTTTTTGACACAAGTTGTAGCGGAATTGCGTTATGTGCAAGGCATCTAAGGTATGACTAATGTTATTTTCGATTTGACTATCTTATCATTGATAACAGTTATGCATTACCTACACCACTCAAAGTCATAACAATTAGGTGATAAGCTTTTgctgtaatttgtaatttcatcAAATCGAACTGACCAGAAATcggtttacatttatttaactgGCACACGACTCTGTATTTCTATTCAAATATGAAAGGCGTACACCCAATCTAATCTACCTCGTCACTAGTAGATTCGCACATGAAGACGCGATTTTCAACTTTAACGTTAGGAATCGTAAAATAAACAACATCCCTGATGATATTGAATTCAATTTGAAATACCTAACCCGATTGGGCTATGATAACAACTGTAATGTAAAATACATTTTGCTATAtttgtcatgcttatttctgcattGCTTGAAGAACGTGGTTGCCGgtcacctacgcctcagatgaATTGACACTTTGCAGGTGCTTGCACAaagattatgattatttttagagGATGGGTTTTCACTAACAATGTGGAGGGTCATCTGAAAGAACCATTCattactacaataaaaaaatgctacTGATTTGTcgaccctggcgcaacggtgagctctgtgaatttaagtaggaggtccaggGTTAGGAggactttataattttagaattttctctactttggccgtggctagtgaaaaacctaccgacaaagacgtgctgctgagcgatttagtgtaccggtaggatgtcgcgtggaaaccgattaggggtatgactaccatgtaggtactctctaacaggttaacccgctaccattttagactgcatcatcactaacgactaggtgagattgcagtaaagggcttatttgtagtggaataaaaaaaaagattttaacatTGATTATTCATCTACAAAAGCTTAAAGgaggaaaacataaaatatggCACTTCTTTCAGTTGAAAGCTGTCGCAAAGTTCACTTTTCAAAGTCTAGACTAGCTTTTTATGTACTTACAGTATACACACTAGTAGAAATAGCAGCTTTTAGTTTAAGCACAAAGCAAATGTCAGTACGTAGGCCCTACTCTATCTGCTGAATAGTGCTCTCAGAGTCGAGAAAAACAAAGGTtgtataaaagttaaaactacAACAACAAATAGCACGGTGgctttttgtgtgatgaaatttAACAATGCCTGCTGCATTGTTAAAAACGCAATCACCTAAAgtaaagttttatgaaaatattgataaaGGGGTAGGAAACCTATTTCTAGAATTTAGACTATAGACATAGATGATGTTGTAACTATAAGCGAAGTGTTTTATCATCTGAACAGTCGGGCAGAAGaagactcagagtcactcagcgggcgatggagagggTTACGTCCGGAGGATCTCTATAaatacgtgatcaaataagaaataaggagatccttagaaaaccagagttaccaacataaaTCACGgagtcgcgtagctgaagtCGGCAATAcgcggggcacatagctagaAGAATCGATGCACGATGCCCAATGGCGATCCCGTACATGTAAACGATTCTATAGGtgacataaaacgagtcgcaGCGAGCCGCTGGACGCAATTGTCAccggacctatgtccagcactgGAGTGTATTTTACCAACCTGAATGAACCTGATtcatagatttttataaaataagatttataatgATCTATTTGTCTGAATTATTCGACCtggtgtttaattaaaataaatttagaattgcCACAACAATAAGAAACTGTTGAATTAAGTATTCGAAAAGaccttaataaaaaaagacttaTGCTGAATATGGAATACGAGCCGTTAGTGAAAGAACCATGACATACGAATGAAAAAACCAACAAGAGTGATCCCGTAAAAGATCAGTTTT from Pararge aegeria chromosome 18, ilParAegt1.1, whole genome shotgun sequence carries:
- the LOC120631355 gene encoding tubulin-specific chaperone cofactor E-like protein isoform X1 yields the protein MPSLLEALERKYGAKGEINPAIDDIPVAIFVPKRSPRLSVPTLLVLNDCDIDCAGDANTLADKCADVVELDLANNKLSDWKEIFAVLEQTPRVRFLNLSFNRLSAQIQAAQALHPRWDSLSHLVLNSTYVGWPSVLGLLKVLPALEELHLSLNEYSYVNLSGKEAKKSDICEGCSRLNIDEAKPVHKQLRQLHFSGNPVSNWREISKLGYAFPNLETLLVNDCTLTTLEPDPCDKCDDSNGNKKSHDAFPHLRFLNLNNTGLATWDEVDRLAKFPALKSLRVQGWPLWERFESTEHERRLLLVARLPHVRTLNGGGTVPPEERDAAERAFIRYYMEKPESDRPDRYWELVGVHGKLDPLVSIDLRPEKRVQITFTCGDTSEVRTVDVYRTVSDLKTRLERLAGFPPSKMRLFYVDQELRDSQMFQGPEEMKYPTKQLYSYNIRSGDEIIIESKLKHSISANSGA
- the LOC120631355 gene encoding tubulin-specific chaperone cofactor E-like protein isoform X2, which gives rise to MPSLLEALERKYGAKGEINPAIDDIPVAIFVPKRSPRLSVPTLLVLNDCDIDCAGDANTLADKCADVVELDLANNKLSDWKEIFAVLEQTPRVRFLNLSFNRLSAQIQAAQALHPRWDSLSHLVLNSTYVGWPSVLGLLKVLPALEELHLSLNEYSYVNLSGKEAKKSDICEGCSRLNIDEAKPVHKQLRQLHFSGNPVSNWREISKLGYAFPNLETLLVNDCTLTTLEPDPCDKCDDSNGNKKSHDAFPHLRFLNLNNTGLATWDEVDRLAKFPALKSLRVQGWPLWERFESTEHERRLLLVARLPHVRTLNGGGTVPPEERDAAERAFIRYYMEKPESDRPDRYWELVGVHGKLDPLVSIDLRPEKRVQITFTCGDTSEVRTVDVYRTVSDLKTRLERLAGFPPSKMRLFYVDQELRDSQGPEEMKYPTKQLYSYNIRSGDEIIIESKLKHSISANSGA